A window from Salvelinus sp. IW2-2015 unplaced genomic scaffold, ASM291031v2 Un_scaffold1804, whole genome shotgun sequence encodes these proteins:
- the LOC112072026 gene encoding leucine-rich repeat and fibronectin type-III domain-containing protein 5: METLLVYLMVLGMAVKAHKVQLCPKRCVCQMLNPNLATLCDKKGLLFVPPNIDRHTVEMRLGDNFVTSIKQRDFANMTKLQDLTLSRNTIGSISPHAFKDLENLRALHLDSNRLTRLTNDTFSGMSKLHHLILNNNQLIHIHTGAFNDLTALEELDLSYNNLESTPWVAIQRMTSLHTLGLDHNMLSYIPIGTFSGLQKLKRLDVTSNKLQKLPPDPVFQRAGVLATSGSMGPSSFALSFGGNPLRCNCELLWLRRLRREDDLETCAAPQHLAGRYFWTVSEEEFLCEPPLITRHSQELRALEGQSVALRCKARGDPDPIIHWIAPDGRLMSNSSRAVVHSDGTLDILITTVKDSGSFTCVASNPAGEAQQTVDLVIVKLPHITNGTVKKEPNPGSSDIATVMKTGGEGGSVVPLGNTKTSQEKKVVITEATSTSVLVRFNFQRSIPGIRMFQIQYNGTYDDSLVYRMIPSSSKSILVNNLAAGTQYDLCVLAIYDDLVTSLTATRVVGCVRFTTEPQYLRCHFMQSQFLGGTIVVIIGGIIVASVLAFIIFLIVRYRVCNQGDEDKALEMGEIPSLSSDGQLQGCGVPETMSKSLSKQILQPEKPEMEDQESLRVALPPRKPVKQQQPPAPTTTTSTKTSIPDCTVSTSAASHSWHPASPVTLRQKRADITATGGPKPGEARRAEGQTDVELENTNRNNSSEAKIAAALAVPVLARSTKWTPVARRPRPPGASSHHYMTVPTGGVRVNRRHSLNVDSYKERCYVSLVQQQQPKPGGSLCSKRSLSMSGELPTLESAMANIRRGRDKLSRSEWLLESTL; this comes from the exons ATGGAGACCCTACTAGTTTACCTGATGGTCCTTGGCATGGCTGTAAAGGCCCACAAGGTCCAGCTGTGCCCAAAACGCTGTGTCTGCCAGATGCTCAACCCCAACCTGGCAACCCTCTGCGACAAGAAGGGCCTCCTCTTCGTCCCCCCAAACATCGACCGGCACACCGTCGAGATGCGTCTGGGCGATAACTTCGTCACGAGCATCAAACAGCGGGACTTTGCCAACATGACCAAGCTTCAGGACCTGACGTTGTCTCGGAACACCATCGGTTCCATCTCGCCTCACGCCTTTAAAGATCTGGAGAACCTCAGGGCCTTGCACTTGGACAGCAACCGTCTGACGAGGCTCACCAACGACACCTTCAGCGGGATGTCCAAACTTCACCATCTCATTCTTAACAACAACCAACTGATTCATATCCACACTGGGGCCTTCAATGATCTCACGGCTCTAGAGGAGTTAGATCTGTCCTACAACAACTTAGAAAGCACCCCCTGGGTGGCCATCCAGAGAATGACCAGCCTCCACACCCTGGGCTTGGACCATAACATGCTTAGCTACATCCCTATAGGAACCTTCTCCGGCCTGCAGAAGCTCAAACGGCTTGATGTCACTTCCAACAAGCTCCAGAAGCTTCCGCCAGACCCTGTGTTCCAGCGGGCTGGGGTTCTGGCCACGTCAGGAAGCATGGGTCCGTCGTCATTCGCGTTGAGTTTTGGGGGGAACCCACTGAGGTGTAACTGTGAGCTGCTGTGGCTGAGGAGGCTGAGGCGGGAGGATGATCTGGAGACATGTGCGGCTCCGCAGCACCTGGCTGGACGGTACTTCTGGACCGTGTCTGaagaagagttcctctgtgagccGCCTCTCATCACCAGACACTCCCAG GAGCTGCGAGCGCTGGAGGGTCAGAGTGTAGCTCTGCGCTGTAAGGCCAGGGGCGACCCAGACCCCATCATCCACTGGATTGCGCCAGACGGCCGCCTCATGTCCAATTCCTCCCGGGCTGTGGTGCACAGTGACGGGACTCTGGACATCCTCATCACCACTGTGAAGGACTCAG GCTCCTTCACCTGTGTTGCCTCCAACCCGGCCGGGGAGGCTCAACAAACTGTGGACCTGGTGATCGTCAAACTCCCACACATCACCAACGGTACTGTGAAGAAGGAACCGAACCCAGGTTCTTCTGATATCGCCACGGTAATGAAGACGGGTGGGGAAGGCGGAAGCGTGGTGCCACTGGGAAACACGAAGACGAGCCAGGAGAAGAAGGTGGTGATCACTGAGGCAACGTCTACCTCCGTCTTGGTCAGGTTCAACTTCCAGAGGAGTATACCGGGCATCCGAATGTTCCAGATCCAATACAACGGAACCTACGATGACTCTCTGGTTTACAG aATGATCCCTTCAAGCAGTAAGAGTATCTTGGTGAACAACCTGGCGGCCGGTACACAGTACGACCTGTGTGTGCTGGCCATCTACGACGACCTGGTGACCTCCCTGACCGCCACGCGAGTGGTGGGGTGTGTCCGCTTCACCACCGAGCCACAGTACCTCCGCTGCCACTTCATGCAGTCCCAGTTCCTGGGAGGGACCATCGTGGTCATCATCGGAGGGATCATCGTGGCGTCCGTCTTAGCTTTCATCATCTTCCTCATCGTGAGGTACCGAGTGTGTAACCAAGGCGATGAGGATAAG GCTTTGGAGATGGGTGAGATCCCATCTCTGAGCAGTGATGGTCAGCTCCAGGGCTGCGGCGTCCCCGAGACCATGTCCAAATCTCTGTCCAAGCAGATCCTCCAGCCAGAGAAACCAGAGATGGAGGACCAGGAGTCTCTGAGGGTGGCCCTTCCTCCTCGTAAACCGGTCAAGCAGCAGCAACCCCCAGCCCCAACCACCACCACATCTACCAAGACCTCCATCCCCGACTGCACTGTCTCTACTTCCGCAGCCAGCCACTCCTGGCACCCTGCCTCCCCGGTCACCCTGAGGCAAAAACGGGCCGATATCACTGCCACCGGGGGTCCGAAACCCGGAGAAGCTCGCCGAGCCGAAGGCCAGACAGATGTGGAGTTAGAGAACACAAACCGTAATAACTCGTCGGAAGCTAAAATTGCTGCCGCCTTGGCCGTACCTGTTCTTGCCCGTTCCACAAAATGGACGCCGGTTGCTAGGCGGCCGCGCCCCCCTGGAGCCTCCTCCCACCATTACATGACGGTACCTACAGGGGGTGTGAGGGTGAACCGGCGGCACTCGCTGAACGTGGACTCGTACAAGGAGCGCTGCTATGTCAGCCTggtacagcagcagcagccaaaGCCTGGCGGGAGTTTGTGCTCCAAACGCAGTCTGTCCATGAGCGGAGAATTGCCCACGTTGGAGAGTGCAATGGCAAACATACGCAGAGGCAGAGACAAGCTGTCCCGATCTGAGTGGCTTCTCGAAAGCACTCTATGA